From Micrococcus porci, one genomic window encodes:
- a CDS encoding aldose 1-epimerase family protein — protein MTVPPAPDADAVFGAPRASGAQYRIARGGAEAVVAALAGALRTYRLDGVDLTEPYGPDMVPPAGNGIQMSPWPNRVAGGRWELDGAAQQLDVTEPSRGHASHGLLRNTHFTAESVAEDAVTLRGEIHPQHGWPFRLTHRVAYALDDAGALTVTMSLENHADAEAPVAFGAHPFLRIGDVPSAELTLQVPAREWIRTGEDLIPVETLPVDGGPQDFRSGRPVGAQGLDVGLTGLEADADGLHRARLLAPDGRSVTLWSDPAFTVTHVFVTDRLPGRDVAVAVEPLTAPADALNSGTGLHRLAPGATLTARWGLVPDLAPAAPAAAPKEDAA, from the coding sequence ATGACCGTCCCGCCCGCGCCCGACGCCGACGCCGTCTTCGGCGCGCCCCGGGCCTCCGGCGCCCAGTACCGGATCGCCCGCGGCGGGGCGGAGGCCGTCGTCGCGGCCCTCGCCGGGGCGCTGCGCACCTACCGCCTGGACGGGGTGGACCTCACCGAGCCGTACGGCCCGGACATGGTCCCCCCGGCCGGCAACGGCATCCAGATGAGCCCGTGGCCCAACCGCGTGGCCGGCGGGCGCTGGGAGCTGGACGGCGCGGCCCAGCAGCTGGACGTCACGGAGCCCTCCCGCGGTCACGCGAGCCACGGGCTGCTGCGCAACACCCACTTCACGGCCGAGTCCGTGGCCGAGGACGCCGTGACCCTGCGCGGGGAGATCCACCCGCAGCACGGCTGGCCCTTCCGCCTCACCCACCGCGTCGCCTACGCCCTGGACGACGCCGGCGCCCTCACCGTCACCATGTCGCTGGAGAACCACGCCGACGCCGAGGCGCCGGTGGCGTTCGGCGCCCACCCGTTCCTGCGGATCGGGGACGTCCCCAGCGCGGAACTGACCCTCCAGGTGCCGGCCCGGGAGTGGATCCGCACGGGCGAGGACTTGATCCCCGTGGAGACCCTGCCCGTGGACGGCGGCCCGCAGGACTTCCGCTCCGGCCGCCCGGTGGGCGCGCAGGGGCTCGATGTGGGGCTGACCGGCCTGGAGGCCGACGCAGACGGGCTGCACCGTGCCCGGCTCCTGGCTCCGGACGGACGCTCCGTGACCCTGTGGTCCGATCCCGCGTTCACGGTCACCCACGTGTTCGTCACGGACCGGCTGCCGGGCCGGGACGTCGCCGTCGCCGTCGAGCCTCTCACCGCTCCCGCCGACGCCCTGAACTCCGGGACCGGCCTCCACCGCCTGGCGCCCGGCGCCACCCTGACCGCCCGTTGGGGCCTCGTCCCCGACCTCGCCCCCGCCGCGCCCGCGGCCGCACCCAAGGAGGACGCCGCATGA
- a CDS encoding Bax inhibitor-1/YccA family protein: MANPVMNSNNFQQQMHAGQQQPGWYQNAAPQAPSGQQQSPYGQSQAYGAQQAAQQAAFQQNMEQAFRAPAAGAAETGRMTYNDIVGKTALMLTLVVIGGAIGWTMPALMLIGAIVGLVLGLVNSFKREPSPVLIMGYALAEGLFLGGISASFEAAYGGIVLQAVLGTVSVFAVMLALYTSGKFRPTPRMTKIVMAAMIGYMLFMLLNLVLTFTGIANLRLGAMGLIVGAVAVLLAAYSLTMDFEMGAQGVKNGVPQKYSWTVAFGLTVTLIWLYVEILRILSILRSDD; the protein is encoded by the coding sequence GTGGCCAACCCGGTGATGAACTCGAACAACTTCCAGCAGCAGATGCACGCGGGCCAGCAGCAGCCCGGCTGGTACCAGAACGCCGCCCCCCAGGCGCCCTCCGGCCAGCAGCAGAGCCCCTACGGCCAGTCTCAGGCGTACGGCGCCCAGCAGGCGGCGCAGCAGGCCGCCTTCCAGCAGAACATGGAGCAGGCCTTCCGCGCCCCGGCCGCCGGCGCCGCCGAGACCGGCCGGATGACCTACAACGACATCGTCGGCAAGACCGCCCTCATGCTCACCCTCGTGGTGATCGGCGGCGCGATCGGCTGGACCATGCCGGCGCTCATGCTCATCGGCGCGATCGTCGGCCTGGTCCTGGGCCTGGTGAACTCGTTCAAGCGCGAGCCCTCGCCCGTCCTGATCATGGGCTACGCCCTGGCCGAGGGCCTGTTCCTCGGCGGCATCTCCGCCTCCTTCGAGGCCGCCTACGGCGGCATCGTGCTGCAGGCCGTGCTCGGCACCGTGTCCGTGTTCGCCGTGATGCTGGCCCTCTACACCTCCGGGAAGTTCCGTCCCACCCCGCGCATGACCAAGATCGTGATGGCCGCCATGATCGGCTACATGCTGTTCATGCTGCTGAACCTGGTGCTGACCTTCACCGGCATCGCCAACCTGCGCCTCGGCGCCATGGGCCTCATCGTCGGCGCCGTGGCCGTGCTGCTGGCCGCCTACTCGCTGACCATGGACTTCGAGATGGGCGCCCAGGGCGTGAAGAACGGCGTCCCGCAGAAGTACTCCTGGACCGTCGCCTTCGGCCTGACCGTGACCCTGATCTGGCTGTATGTGGAGATCCTGCGCATCCTCTCGATCCTCCGCTCGGACGACTGA
- a CDS encoding NAD(P)/FAD-dependent oxidoreductase: MSITPDLSPKPRLLVVGGGYAGFHIAQTLQSKVKDRGGVVTVVDPRPYMTYQPFLPEVVGGHIEGRHVIVDLQTHLKDTEVVRGAVTKVEHARKVAVVRGEDGAEFEVPYQDIVMTAGANTRVFPIPGLAEQGIGLKTVEEAVALRNQILERLDAAALMTDAEQRRAALTFVVVGGGFAGIEAIAEMENLIRTAVSRNENLSQTEVRIVLVEAMGRIMPEVSEDQAQAVVAHLKGRGIEVLLNTSLGDATGGVMKLVNMADKSEADSFRADTLVWTAGVAANGVAKQTDFPVEDRGRIEVTPTLQIKDGEGVLEGAWACGDVAAVPDLTGAGPGGFCVPNAQHAGRQAAQLAKNYMAVRHGEGEVQEYVHKSLGAVAGLGFLKGVGNPMGVKLFGVPAFLAHRGYHAYAMPTLERRFRIVSGWIAETLFGRDSTSVDGQETPFNAFRVAAGAEPVPSTLEKKRAGELAAK, translated from the coding sequence ATGTCTATCACCCCTGATCTGTCCCCGAAGCCGCGCCTGCTCGTCGTCGGCGGCGGCTACGCCGGTTTCCACATCGCCCAGACCCTCCAGTCCAAGGTGAAGGACCGTGGCGGCGTCGTGACCGTCGTGGACCCCCGCCCGTACATGACCTACCAGCCCTTCCTGCCGGAGGTCGTGGGCGGCCACATCGAGGGGCGCCACGTGATCGTGGATCTTCAGACCCACCTCAAGGACACCGAGGTCGTCCGCGGCGCCGTGACCAAGGTCGAGCACGCCCGCAAGGTCGCCGTGGTCCGCGGCGAGGACGGGGCCGAGTTCGAGGTGCCCTACCAGGACATCGTGATGACCGCCGGTGCGAACACCCGCGTGTTCCCCATCCCGGGCCTGGCCGAGCAGGGCATCGGCCTCAAGACCGTGGAGGAGGCCGTGGCGCTGCGCAACCAGATCCTGGAGCGCCTGGACGCCGCCGCCCTCATGACCGACGCCGAGCAGCGCCGCGCCGCCTTGACCTTCGTGGTCGTCGGCGGCGGCTTCGCCGGCATCGAGGCCATCGCGGAGATGGAGAACCTCATCCGCACCGCGGTCTCCCGCAACGAGAATCTCTCCCAGACCGAGGTCCGCATCGTGCTCGTCGAGGCCATGGGCCGCATCATGCCCGAGGTGTCCGAGGACCAGGCGCAGGCCGTCGTGGCGCACCTCAAGGGCCGCGGCATCGAGGTGCTGCTGAACACCTCGCTGGGCGACGCCACCGGCGGCGTCATGAAGCTGGTCAACATGGCCGACAAGTCGGAGGCCGACTCCTTCCGTGCCGACACCCTCGTGTGGACTGCCGGTGTCGCCGCCAACGGTGTTGCCAAGCAGACCGACTTCCCGGTGGAGGACCGCGGGCGCATCGAGGTCACCCCCACCCTCCAGATCAAGGACGGCGAGGGCGTGCTCGAGGGCGCGTGGGCCTGCGGCGACGTCGCGGCCGTGCCGGACCTCACCGGCGCCGGCCCCGGTGGCTTCTGCGTCCCCAACGCCCAGCACGCCGGCCGGCAGGCCGCGCAGCTGGCCAAGAACTACATGGCCGTGCGGCACGGCGAGGGCGAGGTGCAGGAGTACGTGCACAAGTCCCTGGGCGCCGTCGCCGGCCTCGGCTTCCTCAAGGGCGTCGGCAACCCGATGGGCGTCAAGCTCTTCGGCGTGCCCGCCTTCCTGGCCCACCGCGGCTACCACGCCTACGCGATGCCGACCCTGGAGCGCCGCTTCCGGATCGTCTCCGGCTGGATCGCCGAGACCCTCTTCGGCCGCGACTCCACCTCCGTGGACGGCCAGGAGACCCCCTTCAACGCGTTCCGCGTGGCCGCCGGCGCCGAGCCGGTGCCCTCCACCCTGGAGAAGAAGCGCGCCGGCGAGCTCGCAGCGAAGTGA
- a CDS encoding DUF501 domain-containing protein, with protein sequence MTETPAPQDPRAVTEQDLDTLSRQLGRPVRDVVEVGARCVCGNPLVATTAPRLSNGIPFPTTFYLTHPVLTAAVSRLEAGGLMAEMNDRLAADPELAAAHRAAHEAYLAERERIRVASGTGEVPEIAHVSAGGLPDRVKCLHALVGHALAAGPGVDPLGDEAIAAVAEWWTPGVCACAGAWDEAAPVPTRDLSRHVKHLERVERLERVTVAGVDCGTNSIRLLIARPAGAEDAAEPAGLPAGAPLEDVVREMRVVRLGEGVDATGAFSEAALERTFAAVDEYAHLVKRHHAGRVRFVATSASRDVSNREAFVQGVSERLGVEPEVISGEEEARLSFAGAVSAVDVSALDDDALVLVVDLGGGSTEFVVGTPAGEVVDAVSMDMGCVRFTERFGLAGSAAADGVAAARAAVEQVMDDVAARLPLERVGAAVGVAGTVTTVTAEALGLAEYDPAAIHGAVLPVERLRAAAEALLTADREERAARGFMHPGRVDVIGAGSLIWSTVLARVAAASGVTEAVTSEHDILDGIALSLRG encoded by the coding sequence TTGACCGAGACCCCCGCGCCCCAGGACCCCCGCGCCGTCACCGAGCAGGACCTGGACACGCTCTCCCGGCAGCTGGGACGCCCGGTGCGCGACGTCGTGGAGGTCGGCGCCCGCTGCGTCTGCGGCAACCCGCTGGTGGCCACCACGGCGCCGCGCCTGTCCAACGGCATCCCGTTCCCGACGACGTTCTACCTGACGCATCCGGTGCTCACCGCCGCCGTCTCCCGCCTGGAGGCGGGCGGTCTCATGGCGGAGATGAACGACCGGCTGGCCGCGGACCCGGAGCTCGCCGCCGCGCACCGCGCCGCCCACGAGGCGTACCTGGCCGAGCGCGAGCGGATCCGCGTGGCGTCCGGCACGGGCGAGGTGCCGGAGATCGCGCACGTCTCCGCGGGTGGGCTGCCCGACCGCGTGAAGTGCCTCCACGCGCTCGTGGGCCACGCGCTCGCGGCCGGACCGGGGGTGGACCCGCTGGGTGACGAGGCGATCGCCGCCGTCGCCGAGTGGTGGACTCCCGGGGTGTGCGCGTGCGCGGGCGCCTGGGACGAGGCGGCTCCCGTGCCGACACGGGACCTGTCCCGCCACGTCAAGCACCTCGAGCGTGTCGAGCGCCTGGAGCGGGTGACGGTGGCCGGCGTTGACTGCGGCACGAACTCCATCCGCCTGCTCATCGCCCGCCCGGCCGGTGCGGAGGACGCCGCAGAGCCCGCCGGCCTGCCCGCGGGCGCGCCCCTGGAGGACGTCGTCCGCGAGATGCGCGTGGTGCGCCTGGGCGAGGGGGTGGACGCCACCGGCGCGTTCTCGGAGGCCGCGCTGGAGCGCACCTTCGCCGCGGTGGACGAGTACGCCCACCTGGTGAAGCGCCACCACGCGGGGCGGGTGCGGTTCGTCGCCACCTCCGCCAGCCGCGACGTCTCCAACCGGGAGGCGTTCGTGCAGGGCGTGTCGGAGCGCCTCGGTGTGGAGCCCGAGGTGATCTCGGGGGAGGAGGAGGCCCGGCTGTCCTTCGCCGGAGCGGTCTCCGCCGTGGACGTCTCCGCCCTGGACGACGACGCCCTCGTGCTCGTGGTGGACCTCGGCGGCGGGTCCACGGAGTTCGTCGTCGGCACCCCGGCCGGCGAGGTCGTGGACGCGGTGAGCATGGACATGGGCTGCGTGCGCTTCACCGAGCGCTTCGGACTGGCCGGGTCGGCCGCCGCGGACGGGGTGGCCGCCGCCCGTGCCGCCGTGGAGCAGGTGATGGACGACGTCGCCGCGCGCCTGCCGCTGGAGCGTGTGGGGGCCGCGGTGGGCGTGGCGGGCACGGTGACCACCGTGACGGCCGAGGCCCTCGGGCTGGCCGAGTACGACCCCGCCGCGATCCACGGCGCCGTGCTCCCGGTGGAGCGGCTGCGCGCCGCCGCGGAGGCCCTGCTGACGGCGGATCGGGAGGAGCGCGCCGCGCGCGGGTTCATGCATCCGGGCCGGGTGGACGTGATCGGAGCGGGCTCGCTGATCTGGTCCACGGTGCTCGCGCGGGTCGCCGCGGCGAGCGGCGTGACGGAGGCCGTGACCAGCGAGCACGACATCCTCGATGGGATCGCCCTGTCCCTGCGGGGTTGA
- a CDS encoding FtsB family cell division protein, translated as MSARRPRVPRVAVPDTAPERATPAVVEPVVVEPAPVAPAAPEAPAPPAPPGPQVIDLQEAAQRRRHEATRPSPRPDAERAAAQRVARLREERRRATVREHAAARRRVPLPEPVPARQLTGRSLVVLAVLIIAAVLVAPTARLMLNQQLEISAAQQDIAEQQRRKAEYEEQIRRWDDPGYVAQQARQRLELVMPGETLYTVTGLPDESGAVPADSVPQEKVNDRLPWVEGLWDSAVRAATE; from the coding sequence ATGAGCGCCCGCCGCCCCCGTGTGCCCCGTGTGGCCGTGCCGGACACCGCTCCCGAGAGGGCGACCCCCGCCGTCGTCGAGCCGGTCGTCGTCGAACCGGCCCCCGTGGCGCCGGCCGCACCGGAGGCGCCGGCGCCCCCGGCCCCCCCGGGCCCGCAGGTCATCGACCTGCAGGAGGCGGCGCAGCGTCGTCGGCACGAGGCCACCCGGCCCTCCCCACGGCCCGATGCCGAGCGCGCGGCCGCCCAGCGCGTCGCCCGTCTGCGGGAGGAGCGCCGCCGCGCCACCGTCCGGGAGCACGCCGCGGCCCGTCGTCGCGTGCCCCTGCCCGAGCCGGTGCCCGCGCGCCAGCTCACGGGCCGCTCCCTCGTGGTGCTGGCCGTGCTGATCATCGCCGCCGTGCTGGTGGCGCCCACGGCGCGCCTCATGCTCAACCAGCAGCTCGAGATCTCCGCGGCCCAGCAGGACATCGCCGAGCAGCAGCGCCGGAAGGCGGAGTACGAGGAGCAGATCCGGCGCTGGGACGACCCCGGCTACGTGGCCCAGCAGGCGCGCCAGCGCCTGGAGCTCGTCATGCCGGGGGAGACCCTCTACACCGTCACCGGCCTGCCCGACGAGTCCGGCGCCGTCCCGGCCGACTCCGTCCCCCAGGAGAAGGTCAACGACCGGCTCCCGTGGGTGGAGGGCCTGTGGGACTCCGCCGTCCGCGCCGCCACCGAATGA
- the eno gene encoding phosphopyruvate hydratase, which yields MAQIDAIHAREILDSRGNPTVEVEVLLTDGSLGRAAVPSGASTGEFEAVERRDGDTERYLGKGVQDAVNAVFEIAEELEDELATDQRAVDQMMLDMDGTENKGKLGANAILGVSMAVAVAAADSADLPLYKYLGGPNAHVLPVPMMNILNGGAHADSNVDIQEFMIAPIGAPSFREALRMGAEVYHSLKKVLQEKGLSTGLGDEGGFAPNLESNRAALDLIAEAVQKAGYTLGEDVALALDVASSEFCENGSYTFEGRQRSAEEMSAYYAELVDAYPIVSIEDPLDENDWEGWEHLTEQLGDRVQLVGDDLFVTNVARLQRGIDEKAGNALLVKVNQIGSLTETFDAIALAQRHMFHCMISHRSGETEDTFIADLAVATNAGQIKTGAPARSDRVAKYNQLLRIEEDLADAAVYAGRSAFPRFQG from the coding sequence ATGGCCCAGATCGACGCCATCCACGCCCGCGAGATCCTGGACTCCCGCGGCAACCCCACCGTCGAGGTGGAGGTGCTGCTGACCGACGGCTCCCTGGGCCGCGCCGCCGTCCCGTCGGGCGCCTCCACGGGTGAGTTCGAGGCCGTCGAGCGCCGCGACGGCGACACGGAGCGCTACCTCGGCAAGGGCGTGCAGGACGCCGTGAACGCCGTGTTCGAGATCGCGGAGGAGCTCGAGGACGAACTCGCCACCGACCAGCGTGCCGTGGATCAGATGATGCTGGACATGGACGGCACGGAGAACAAGGGCAAGCTCGGCGCCAACGCGATCCTGGGCGTGTCCATGGCCGTGGCCGTCGCCGCCGCCGACTCCGCCGACCTGCCGCTCTACAAGTACCTGGGCGGCCCCAACGCCCACGTGCTGCCCGTGCCGATGATGAACATCCTCAACGGCGGCGCCCACGCGGACTCCAACGTGGACATCCAGGAGTTCATGATCGCCCCGATCGGCGCCCCGTCCTTCCGCGAGGCGCTGCGCATGGGCGCCGAGGTGTACCACTCCCTCAAGAAGGTGCTCCAGGAGAAGGGGCTGTCCACCGGCCTGGGCGACGAGGGCGGCTTCGCCCCGAACCTCGAGTCCAACCGCGCCGCCCTGGACCTGATCGCCGAGGCCGTGCAGAAGGCCGGCTACACCCTGGGCGAGGACGTCGCCCTGGCCCTGGACGTGGCCTCCTCCGAGTTCTGCGAGAACGGCTCCTACACCTTCGAGGGCCGCCAGCGCTCGGCCGAGGAGATGTCCGCCTACTACGCCGAGCTCGTGGACGCCTACCCGATCGTCTCCATCGAGGACCCGCTCGACGAGAACGACTGGGAGGGCTGGGAGCACCTCACCGAGCAGCTCGGCGACCGCGTGCAGCTCGTGGGCGACGACCTGTTCGTCACCAACGTGGCGCGCCTGCAGCGCGGCATCGACGAGAAGGCGGGCAACGCCCTGCTCGTGAAGGTGAACCAGATCGGCTCCCTGACCGAGACCTTCGACGCGATCGCCCTGGCCCAGCGCCACATGTTCCACTGCATGATCTCGCACCGCTCCGGCGAGACCGAGGACACCTTCATCGCGGACCTCGCCGTGGCCACCAACGCCGGCCAGATCAAGACCGGCGCCCCGGCCCGCTCGGACCGTGTGGCCAAGTACAACCAGCTCCTGCGCATCGAGGAGGACCTGGCCGACGCCGCCGTGTACGCCGGCCGCTCCGCGTTCCCGCGCTTCCAGGGCTGA
- a CDS encoding MazG nucleotide pyrophosphohydrolase domain-containing protein — MSDAVDRLVATTEALRTHCPWTRALTHRSLTQYLVEEAYEALAEIEARTDAEWADVPARRADGSYPALAGEMGDVLFQVVLHAAVSRAPDAPAPAAGFRLDDAADALTAKLVRRNPLVFTPDGAVRPPAELEGITPEAVELAWERVKRAERAAAEGGGAPDGPTGAPRPDDVGLGGIPAHLPALAAASAVVDRAARQDVDPLAGHVPLPERTGEAWEDEAALGAELFETVRRARAAGLDPERALRGAIACVRAGDWDALRR, encoded by the coding sequence GTGAGCGACGCCGTCGACCGCCTCGTGGCCACCACCGAGGCCCTGCGCACACACTGCCCGTGGACGCGCGCGCTCACGCATCGCTCGCTGACGCAGTACCTGGTGGAGGAGGCCTACGAGGCGCTCGCCGAGATCGAGGCCCGCACGGACGCCGAGTGGGCGGACGTGCCCGCCCGCCGCGCGGACGGCTCCTACCCGGCGCTCGCGGGCGAGATGGGGGACGTGCTCTTCCAGGTGGTGCTGCACGCGGCGGTGTCCCGGGCCCCGGACGCGCCCGCACCCGCCGCGGGCTTCCGGCTCGACGACGCCGCGGACGCCCTCACGGCCAAGCTCGTGCGCCGCAATCCGCTCGTGTTCACCCCGGACGGGGCGGTGCGCCCGCCCGCCGAGCTGGAGGGGATCACGCCCGAGGCCGTCGAGTTGGCCTGGGAGCGCGTCAAGCGCGCCGAGCGCGCCGCGGCGGAGGGCGGCGGGGCGCCCGACGGCCCCACGGGCGCCCCTCGGCCGGACGACGTCGGCCTCGGTGGGATCCCGGCGCACCTGCCGGCCCTGGCGGCGGCCTCCGCCGTCGTGGATCGGGCGGCCCGTCAGGACGTCGACCCGCTGGCCGGTCACGTCCCGCTGCCGGAGCGCACGGGAGAGGCATGGGAGGACGAGGCCGCGCTGGGGGCCGAGCTGTTCGAGACGGTGCGCCGGGCGCGGGCCGCGGGGCTCGACCCGGAGCGGGCGCTGCGCGGCGCCATCGCGTGCGTGCGAGCGGGCGACTGGGACGCGCTGCGCCGGTAG
- a CDS encoding adenosine deaminase, with protein MSSQTPADAAPSPLTIDLGALPKVSLHDHLDGGLRVATVLELAREAGVEVPADTVDGLADWFAEHANGESLEKYLETFALTTSVMQTHEQLRRVAREFVEDLVADGVVYGEIRWAPEQHLASGLTLDEAVEAVQEGLDEAVDAADEAGHVIRVGQLVTAMRHADRAQEIAELAVRHRDRGVVGFDIAGAEIGFPPSRFADTFTWLAQQHLPVTVHAGEAEGLSSIQDALVSGRALRLGHGVRIADDIQVEFGGLDEDGVPVDADTGIVDLGETAAWVRDRQIALEICPSSNLQTGAVDAAAGIAGHPIDLLVQLGFRVTVNTDNRLVSNVSLTDELYLLAETFGYSLSELLDLQLNAAEAAFLAVDEREDLAEILVSGWGEVISGAGGTVALEELEADTDDEADA; from the coding sequence ATCTCCTCGCAGACCCCGGCGGACGCCGCCCCCTCGCCCCTGACGATCGACCTCGGCGCCCTGCCGAAGGTCTCCCTCCACGACCACCTGGACGGCGGCCTGCGCGTGGCCACCGTGCTCGAGCTGGCCCGCGAGGCCGGCGTCGAGGTCCCCGCGGACACCGTGGACGGCCTGGCCGACTGGTTCGCCGAGCACGCCAACGGCGAGTCCCTGGAGAAGTACCTCGAGACGTTCGCCTTGACCACCTCCGTCATGCAGACGCACGAGCAGCTGCGCCGCGTGGCCCGCGAGTTCGTCGAGGACCTCGTCGCGGACGGCGTCGTCTACGGCGAGATCCGCTGGGCCCCCGAGCAGCACCTGGCCAGCGGGCTGACCCTGGACGAGGCCGTGGAGGCCGTCCAGGAGGGCCTCGACGAGGCCGTGGACGCCGCCGACGAGGCCGGCCACGTGATCCGCGTGGGCCAGCTCGTGACGGCCATGCGCCACGCGGACCGCGCCCAGGAGATCGCCGAGCTGGCCGTGCGCCACCGGGACCGCGGCGTCGTCGGCTTCGACATCGCGGGCGCCGAGATCGGCTTCCCGCCCTCCCGCTTCGCGGACACCTTCACCTGGCTGGCCCAGCAGCACCTGCCCGTCACCGTGCACGCCGGCGAGGCCGAGGGCCTGTCCTCCATCCAGGACGCGCTCGTCTCGGGCCGCGCCCTGCGCCTGGGCCACGGCGTGCGCATCGCGGACGACATCCAGGTGGAGTTCGGCGGCCTCGACGAGGACGGCGTCCCCGTGGACGCGGACACCGGCATCGTGGACCTGGGCGAGACCGCCGCGTGGGTGCGGGACCGCCAGATCGCCCTGGAGATCTGCCCCTCCTCGAACCTGCAGACCGGCGCCGTGGACGCCGCGGCGGGCATCGCCGGCCACCCGATCGACCTGCTGGTCCAGCTCGGGTTCCGCGTCACCGTGAACACGGACAACCGCCTGGTCTCGAACGTCTCCCTGACGGACGAGCTCTACCTGCTGGCCGAGACCTTCGGCTACTCCCTCTCCGAGCTCCTCGACCTGCAGCTCAACGCCGCCGAGGCGGCGTTCCTCGCGGTCGACGAGCGCGAGGACCTGGCCGAGATCCTCGTGTCCGGCTGGGGCGAGGTCATCTCCGGGGCCGGCGGCACCGTCGCCCTGGAGGAGCTCGAGGCGGACACCGACGACGAGGCGGACGCCTGA
- a CDS encoding DedA family protein codes for MVQALEQAILAGASHPWALPLAALLCLLDGLVPVFPSESVLVALASIVEDGRPFPLAALWAAGFVGAFLGDVAAYGAGRGVGVTRFRWMRHGRVRRTIVMARRNLDSHGALLLFTARFIPGGRVAVNLAAGAMHYSPWRFVGLDLVSTALWSVYSIAIARLTVGWLDSTVLRMAVAVLGAALVGLLLDRAVKALLRRRLARDGHRLGADEQAALR; via the coding sequence GTGGTGCAGGCGCTGGAGCAGGCGATCCTGGCGGGGGCGTCCCACCCGTGGGCGCTGCCGCTGGCCGCGCTGCTGTGCCTGCTGGACGGGCTCGTGCCCGTCTTCCCGTCCGAGTCGGTCCTCGTGGCGCTGGCCTCGATCGTCGAGGACGGCCGGCCCTTCCCCCTCGCGGCGCTCTGGGCGGCCGGATTCGTCGGGGCGTTCCTCGGCGACGTCGCGGCGTACGGGGCGGGCCGCGGCGTCGGGGTGACCCGCTTCCGGTGGATGCGCCACGGGAGGGTGCGCCGGACCATCGTGATGGCGCGCCGGAACCTCGACTCCCACGGGGCGCTGCTGCTGTTCACCGCGCGGTTCATCCCCGGGGGCCGTGTGGCCGTGAACCTCGCGGCGGGGGCCATGCACTACTCGCCGTGGCGGTTCGTCGGGCTGGACCTGGTCTCCACGGCCCTGTGGTCCGTGTACTCGATCGCGATCGCGCGCCTGACCGTGGGGTGGCTGGACAGCACGGTGCTCCGCATGGCCGTCGCCGTCCTCGGCGCGGCCCTCGTGGGGCTCCTGCTGGACCGCGCCGTGAAGGCGCTGCTGCGCCGCCGCCTGGCGCGGGACGGGCACCGGCTGGGCGCGGACGAGCAGGCGGCCCTGCGGTAG